The following proteins are co-located in the Nocardia bhagyanarayanae genome:
- a CDS encoding TldD/PmbA family protein, giving the protein MSIATSEDASGSAIDAEFRALPLSALTDAALAAATAAGAEHADLRVHRLVTQSIRLRDGRVEAISNATDLGFAVRVIVDGTWGFASHAALTADTAAEVARRAVTVAKALRELNRERVELADEPVYAGAHWVSAYDLDPFAVPTAEKVALLQDYSGRLAAADGVDHVTASVLQVKEQTYYADTAGSSITQQRVRLHPQLEAITVDSAAGVFETMRTLAAPAGRGWEYVTGADGIWDWDDELARIPGWLAEKVKAPSVTAGPTDLVIDPSNLWLTIHESIGHATEYDRAIGYESAYAGTSFATPDKLGTLRYGTPIMHVTGDRTERHGLATVGFDDEGVAGQRWDLVRDGVLVGYQLDRAFAPRLGLARSNGCSYADSAHHVPIQRMANVSLRPDPDRDTSTEELISRVEDGLYIVGDKSWSIDMQRYNFQFTGQRFFRIRNGALDGQVRDVAYQATTTDFWGAMEAVGGPSTWQLGGAFNCGKAQPGQVAAVSHGCPSILVRGINVLNTRTEAGQ; this is encoded by the coding sequence GTGAGCATCGCGACTTCCGAGGACGCGTCGGGTTCGGCGATCGACGCCGAATTCCGTGCGCTACCACTGTCCGCGCTGACCGACGCCGCGCTCGCCGCGGCCACCGCGGCGGGCGCCGAACACGCCGACCTACGAGTGCACCGTTTGGTCACCCAGTCGATCCGGCTGCGCGACGGGCGGGTCGAGGCGATCAGCAACGCCACCGATCTCGGCTTCGCCGTCCGCGTGATCGTCGACGGCACCTGGGGTTTCGCCTCGCATGCCGCGCTCACCGCCGACACCGCCGCCGAGGTGGCGCGCCGCGCGGTCACCGTGGCCAAGGCGTTGCGCGAGCTGAACCGGGAGCGCGTCGAGCTGGCCGACGAGCCGGTCTACGCGGGCGCGCACTGGGTCTCGGCCTACGATCTCGACCCGTTCGCCGTGCCGACCGCCGAGAAGGTCGCGCTGCTGCAAGACTATTCGGGCAGGCTGGCCGCCGCCGACGGCGTCGACCACGTCACCGCCTCGGTGTTGCAGGTCAAGGAGCAGACGTACTACGCCGACACCGCGGGCTCGTCGATCACCCAGCAGCGGGTCCGGCTGCACCCGCAACTGGAGGCGATCACCGTCGACTCGGCCGCGGGCGTCTTCGAGACCATGCGCACCCTCGCCGCGCCGGCGGGGCGCGGCTGGGAGTACGTCACCGGCGCGGACGGAATCTGGGACTGGGACGACGAACTCGCACGGATCCCCGGCTGGCTCGCCGAGAAGGTGAAGGCGCCCAGCGTCACCGCGGGCCCGACCGATCTGGTCATCGATCCCAGCAATCTGTGGCTGACCATCCACGAATCCATCGGGCACGCCACCGAATACGATCGCGCCATCGGCTACGAATCCGCTTACGCGGGCACCTCGTTCGCGACACCGGACAAGCTCGGCACGTTGCGCTACGGCACGCCGATCATGCACGTCACCGGCGACCGCACCGAGCGCCACGGCTTGGCCACCGTCGGCTTCGACGACGAGGGCGTGGCCGGGCAGCGCTGGGATCTGGTGCGCGACGGCGTCCTCGTCGGCTACCAGCTGGACCGGGCATTCGCGCCGCGGCTCGGGTTGGCGCGCTCCAACGGCTGTTCCTACGCCGATTCCGCGCACCACGTGCCGATCCAGCGAATGGCCAACGTCTCGCTGCGTCCCGATCCGGACCGCGACACCAGCACCGAGGAGCTGATCTCGCGGGTCGAGGACGGGCTGTACATCGTCGGCGACAAATCGTGGTCGATCGACATGCAGCGCTACAACTTCCAGTTCACCGGGCAGCGCTTCTTCCGCATCCGCAACGGCGCGCTGGACGGTCAGGTGCGCGACGTCGCCTACCAGGCCACCACCACCGACTTCTGGGGCGCGATGGAGGCGGTCGGCGGCCCCTCGACCTGGCAGCTGGGCGGCGCGTTCAACTGCGGTAAGGCACAGCCCGGCCAGGTGGCCGCGGTCAGCCACGGCTGTCCGTCGATCCTGGTGCGCGGCATCAACGTTCTCAACACCAGGACGGAGGCGGGCCAGTGA
- a CDS encoding TetR/AcrR family transcriptional regulator: MPPSALRDRKRERTRRALLEAAVELFETRGYDDTTVADIAAAAEVGTRTFFNYFASKEELLFPEPDERVRLAVAAIASRRVGERPVEVLLRALRAAGDNPGEHLVDDLGARIAAVRAQVSRTVPAVSGRAAHAQLVAQREIGRQLHAAFPDELDEVGAAALVGAVVGAVSGALTVLFQQPHSGPEDGERLHRQIHETTSKVLRPWLASTCTAHAEPVG; this comes from the coding sequence GTGCCGCCATCCGCCCTCCGTGACCGCAAACGTGAACGTACCCGCCGCGCTCTGCTCGAGGCCGCCGTCGAGCTCTTCGAGACCAGAGGCTACGACGACACCACGGTGGCCGACATCGCCGCCGCGGCGGAGGTGGGCACGCGCACCTTCTTCAACTACTTCGCCAGCAAGGAAGAACTGCTCTTCCCCGAGCCGGACGAGCGGGTCCGGCTCGCGGTGGCCGCGATCGCCAGCCGCCGCGTCGGCGAGCGTCCGGTCGAGGTGCTGCTGCGCGCGCTGCGGGCGGCGGGCGACAACCCGGGCGAGCATCTCGTCGACGATCTCGGCGCCCGCATCGCCGCGGTTCGCGCCCAGGTCTCGCGGACCGTGCCCGCGGTGAGCGGACGCGCGGCGCACGCCCAGCTGGTGGCGCAGCGCGAGATCGGCAGGCAGCTGCACGCCGCGTTCCCGGACGAACTCGACGAGGTCGGCGCCGCGGCCCTGGTCGGCGCGGTGGTCGGCGCGGTCTCCGGCGCGCTCACCGTGCTGTTCCAGCAGCCGCATTCGGGGCCCGAGGACGGCGAGCGGCTGCACCGGCAGATCCACGAGACCACCTCCAAGGTCTTGCGGCCCTGGCTCGCCTCGACCTGCACGGCCCACGCTGAACCGGTCGGCTGA
- a CDS encoding TSUP family transporter, translating to MDLADWAALVAAATAAGWVDAVVGGGGLIILPTLFLVAPGIAPQTALGTNKLAAVAGTTASVLTFAKKVPMQWRVLLPAACIAAVAAAVGAAAVSLIDRDLFIPIVMVVLVSVAIFVTLRPSIGVTMATHPPSRRKVVLVVALAAGLIGLYDGLLGPGTGTFLIITFATLLGTEFVRAAAMAKVINCGSNVGALLFFGLTGHILFALGATMAVANVAGAIAGSRMALSRGAEFVRIVLLVVVVAMVIRLGWQQFG from the coding sequence GTGGATCTCGCAGATTGGGCGGCGCTGGTGGCGGCCGCGACCGCCGCCGGATGGGTCGACGCCGTGGTCGGTGGCGGCGGCCTGATCATCCTTCCGACGCTGTTCCTCGTGGCGCCGGGCATCGCGCCGCAGACCGCGCTGGGCACCAACAAGCTGGCGGCGGTCGCGGGGACCACCGCGTCGGTGCTGACGTTCGCCAAGAAGGTGCCGATGCAGTGGCGGGTGCTGCTGCCCGCGGCCTGCATCGCCGCCGTGGCCGCGGCGGTCGGCGCCGCGGCCGTCTCGCTGATCGACCGCGACCTGTTCATCCCGATCGTCATGGTGGTGCTGGTGTCGGTCGCGATCTTCGTGACGCTGCGCCCGTCCATCGGCGTCACCATGGCGACCCATCCGCCGAGCCGTCGCAAGGTGGTGCTGGTGGTGGCGCTGGCCGCCGGGCTGATCGGGCTCTACGACGGGTTGCTGGGTCCGGGTACCGGCACCTTCCTGATCATCACCTTCGCCACCCTGCTCGGCACCGAGTTCGTGCGGGCCGCCGCGATGGCGAAGGTGATCAACTGCGGATCCAACGTCGGCGCGCTGCTCTTCTTCGGCCTCACCGGGCACATCCTGTTCGCGCTCGGGGCGACCATGGCGGTGGCCAACGTCGCGGGCGCGATCGCGGGATCGCGGATGGCGCTGAGCCGCGGCGCGGAATTCGTCCGCATCGTCCTGCTCGTCGTCGTGGTGGCGATGGTGATTCGCCTGGGCTGGCAGCAGTTCGGCTGA
- a CDS encoding sensor histidine kinase — MRRFSLWLRGKPLVADSILAFGLLLLDLTAIGDTDQKAVYLVVGGLLPIPVAFRRVYPRAMAATQLGFALGTTLLSYVLDDKAVHPALLALGIMLYTLVAYVGRREGMLLLAGLVLDTALSTLLLDQPVWSTIAFIALYYALCWTLAEFNGARHAYDAEVAARLAVADYDRERRTHEAVALERTRIARELHDVVAHAVSVIIVQADGAKYALRRDPDSAEQAITTIAGTGREALRELRRTVALLRTEHAPDQLPQHGTAGIAKVVEMMRGTGLAVELELTGDIDDVAPEVSLGVHRIVQESLTNTLRHAGAHPKAWVRVQRRDTDVLVEVTDSGGVPVHGPEANPIKGSGLGLVGMRERIAVLGGTLDVGRAADGAWRVRATIPLEPEGADC, encoded by the coding sequence ATGCGCCGGTTCAGTCTGTGGCTTCGCGGCAAGCCCCTCGTTGCGGATTCGATCCTGGCGTTCGGGCTGCTCCTGCTGGACCTCACGGCCATCGGCGACACCGATCAGAAGGCCGTGTACCTCGTGGTCGGCGGGCTGCTGCCGATCCCCGTCGCGTTCCGCCGGGTCTACCCGAGGGCCATGGCCGCCACCCAGCTCGGCTTCGCCCTTGGCACCACCCTGCTGAGCTATGTGCTCGACGACAAGGCCGTGCACCCGGCGCTGCTCGCACTCGGGATCATGCTGTACACCTTGGTCGCCTACGTCGGCAGGCGCGAGGGCATGCTGCTGCTCGCCGGTCTGGTGCTCGACACCGCGCTGTCCACCCTGCTGCTCGATCAGCCGGTCTGGTCGACGATCGCGTTCATCGCGCTGTACTACGCGCTGTGCTGGACGCTTGCGGAGTTCAACGGCGCGCGGCACGCCTACGACGCCGAGGTCGCGGCCCGGCTCGCGGTCGCCGACTACGACAGAGAGCGGCGCACCCACGAGGCGGTCGCGCTGGAACGCACCCGCATCGCCCGCGAACTGCACGATGTGGTCGCGCACGCGGTCAGCGTCATCATCGTGCAGGCCGACGGCGCGAAGTACGCGCTGCGCCGTGACCCGGACAGCGCCGAACAGGCCATCACCACCATCGCGGGCACCGGCCGCGAAGCGCTGCGCGAGCTGCGGCGCACCGTCGCGTTGCTGCGCACCGAGCACGCGCCGGACCAGCTGCCGCAGCACGGCACCGCGGGTATCGCCAAGGTGGTCGAGATGATGCGCGGCACCGGCCTGGCCGTCGAGCTCGAGCTGACCGGCGACATCGACGACGTCGCCCCCGAGGTGAGCCTCGGCGTGCACCGCATCGTGCAGGAGTCGCTGACGAACACGCTGCGCCACGCGGGCGCCCACCCGAAGGCATGGGTGCGGGTGCAGCGCCGGGACACCGACGTCCTGGTCGAGGTCACCGATTCCGGCGGCGTCCCGGTGCACGGGCCCGAGGCCAACCCCATCAAGGGCAGCGGCCTCGGGCTGGTCGGCATGCGCGAACGCATCGCGGTGCTCGGCGGGACCCTGGACGTCGGGCGCGCCGCCGACGGCGCCTGGCGGGTACGCGCGACCATCCCGCTCGAGCCCGAGGGGGCGGACTGCTGA
- a CDS encoding DUF4132 domain-containing protein, with protein MCEQIRLLENAMIQQRTWTGGQHRVAVLDHPFLRHLAQRLVWLGFDERANPEISFRVGADGTATDRDGRTIGVDSARIAVAHPLQLAEELPRWVSQFTDHELRQPFPQLAREVHALTERERTATSLERFAHRMVPTHALLRLESFGWRRGAPVEGVHDHFYRPVEGDLQVLLHLDDGIAVEDPAPEGERVIEAVELSSPPVSPWWRRCGDTAFGALDPITASEVLRELAAVFD; from the coding sequence ATGTGCGAACAGATTCGGCTTCTGGAGAACGCGATGATCCAGCAGCGCACGTGGACCGGCGGCCAGCATCGGGTCGCGGTCCTGGACCATCCGTTTCTGCGCCACCTGGCGCAACGGCTGGTGTGGCTGGGCTTCGACGAGCGGGCCAACCCGGAGATTTCCTTTCGGGTCGGGGCGGACGGCACCGCCACCGACCGTGACGGGCGAACGATCGGCGTCGACTCGGCGCGCATCGCCGTCGCCCATCCGCTACAGCTCGCCGAGGAGCTACCGCGCTGGGTCAGCCAGTTCACCGATCACGAACTGCGCCAACCCTTTCCGCAACTCGCCAGGGAGGTGCACGCACTGACCGAGCGGGAGCGGACGGCGACCTCGCTGGAACGCTTCGCGCACCGCATGGTGCCCACGCACGCGCTGCTGCGGCTGGAGAGCTTCGGCTGGCGCCGCGGCGCTCCGGTCGAAGGTGTCCACGATCACTTCTACCGGCCGGTCGAGGGCGATCTCCAGGTGCTGCTGCACCTGGACGACGGCATCGCCGTCGAGGATCCCGCGCCGGAGGGCGAGCGGGTCATCGAGGCGGTCGAGCTGAGTTCGCCGCCCGTGTCGCCGTGGTGGCGTCGGTGCGGGGACACGGCCTTCGGCGCGCTGGACCCGATCACCGCGAGCGAGGTGCTTCGCGAGCTCGCGGCGGTCTTCGACTGA
- a CDS encoding response regulator → MPITVLVVDDQELMRMGLKMVLGAHPDIEVIGEAENGAAAVGKAKELRPDVVLMDVRMPVVDGVTATGRIVEAGDGCRVLVMTTFDLDEHALGALRAGASGFLLKDTPPEDLVSAIRSVAAGDAVVSPKVTKRLLDRLIADDPAGMRDPSVLDVLTAREREVLEQIAAGRSNAEIAEQLYLSEATVKTHVGRVLTKLGLRDRVQAVVLAYETGLVRPGG, encoded by the coding sequence GTGCCGATCACCGTTCTCGTAGTCGACGACCAAGAATTGATGCGCATGGGCCTGAAGATGGTGCTCGGCGCGCACCCCGACATCGAGGTGATCGGCGAAGCCGAGAACGGAGCCGCCGCCGTCGGCAAGGCCAAGGAACTGCGCCCCGACGTGGTGCTGATGGACGTCCGGATGCCCGTCGTCGACGGCGTCACGGCGACCGGCCGCATCGTGGAGGCGGGCGACGGCTGCCGCGTCCTGGTGATGACCACCTTCGATCTCGACGAACACGCACTCGGCGCCCTGCGCGCGGGCGCCAGCGGATTCCTGCTCAAGGACACCCCGCCCGAAGACCTGGTCTCGGCCATCCGCAGCGTGGCAGCGGGCGACGCGGTGGTCTCGCCGAAGGTCACCAAACGGCTGCTCGACCGGCTCATCGCCGACGATCCCGCGGGCATGCGCGACCCCTCGGTGCTCGATGTGCTCACCGCGCGCGAGCGCGAGGTGCTCGAGCAGATCGCCGCCGGCCGCTCCAACGCCGAGATCGCCGAGCAGCTCTACCTCTCCGAAGCCACCGTGAAGACGCACGTCGGCCGGGTGCTCACCAAACTCGGTCTGCGCGACCGGGTGCAGGCCGTGGTGCTCGCCTACGAGACCGGACTGGTGCGGCCCGGCGGCTGA
- a CDS encoding FxsA family protein: protein MPALLFVLYVVVEIAALFAVGQLIGVAPTILLLIAGSAAGMLMIGSQGRRVFEQFRRAGRGEIAPGTAVADGALVATGGVLMFVPGLVTSLFGLLLLLPPTRTLVRPVVTALAARRFGRLVRSAPYRGVVIDGDEVIDGVVVQQWYDDGQGNARRAVGQA from the coding sequence ATGCCCGCCCTGCTGTTCGTGCTCTACGTGGTCGTCGAGATCGCCGCGCTGTTCGCCGTCGGTCAGCTGATCGGCGTCGCGCCGACCATCCTGCTGCTCATCGCGGGCTCCGCCGCGGGCATGCTGATGATCGGCTCGCAGGGGCGGCGGGTGTTCGAACAGTTCCGTCGCGCCGGACGCGGTGAGATCGCGCCAGGCACCGCCGTCGCCGACGGCGCGCTGGTCGCGACCGGCGGCGTCCTCATGTTCGTGCCCGGCCTGGTGACCTCGCTGTTCGGCCTGCTGTTGCTGTTGCCGCCGACCAGGACGCTGGTGCGTCCGGTCGTCACCGCGCTGGCCGCGCGCCGCTTCGGCCGCCTGGTGCGCAGCGCGCCGTACCGCGGCGTCGTCATCGACGGCGACGAGGTGATCGACGGCGTGGTCGTTCAGCAGTGGTACGACGACGGCCAGGGCAACGCACGTCGCGCGGTCGGCCAGGCCTGA
- a CDS encoding amidohydrolase produces the protein MGTQLLLGGRFYSSSSPDATAMAVTDGTVVWLGAEQPGRALHPDAEIIDLDGAFVAPAFVEPHVHVTALGLKLTGLDLSGTRSLAECLAALRDHAAAQPQGAILGDGWDETRWPEGRPPTVEEIDAAAGPGRQVYLVRVDAHSAAVSSALLDAVPEVTSTAGFTRGEPLRAAAHHLVRSAVLGGLDRARRDDARRAALDAAAAHGIVAVHECSGPDIAGRDDVRELLEFEHGVEVRAYWGEAVTSAEEAKALVAELGVHALGGDLFVDGSLGSHTAWLREPYADTPGTGNGYLDAEAIAAHLRACTAAGIQAGFHVIGDAAMDAVVAGFQRVVDELGGPAVAARGHRVEHAEMLDAEQIGKLAAWGVIASVQPVFDATWGGADGMYAARLGAERAAALNPFAAMAAAGVSLAIGSDAPVTELNPWLAVRAAANHRTPGHGISPRAAFAAATRGAWRAGGVRDGIAGTLVPGAPASYAVWEAGDLVVAAAADSVQRWSTDPRSRVPGLPPLEPDSAPPRCLRTVHRGVTLFEA, from the coding sequence GTGGGTACCCAGTTGCTGCTCGGCGGTCGCTTCTACAGCTCTAGTTCACCGGACGCGACCGCGATGGCGGTCACCGACGGCACGGTGGTGTGGCTCGGCGCCGAACAACCCGGCCGGGCGCTGCATCCGGACGCCGAGATCATCGACCTGGACGGCGCGTTCGTTGCGCCCGCTTTCGTCGAGCCGCACGTGCACGTGACGGCGCTCGGCCTGAAGCTCACCGGACTCGACCTGTCCGGAACCCGCTCGCTCGCCGAATGCCTCGCGGCGCTGCGCGACCACGCCGCGGCCCAGCCGCAGGGCGCGATCCTCGGCGACGGCTGGGACGAGACGCGCTGGCCGGAGGGCCGCCCGCCGACGGTCGAGGAGATCGACGCCGCGGCGGGCCCCGGCCGTCAGGTGTACCTGGTCCGCGTCGACGCGCATTCGGCCGCGGTGTCCTCGGCGCTGCTCGACGCCGTACCCGAGGTGACCTCGACCGCGGGGTTCACCAGGGGAGAGCCGCTGCGCGCCGCGGCGCACCACCTCGTGCGTTCGGCGGTGCTCGGCGGCCTGGACCGCGCCAGGCGCGACGACGCGCGCCGCGCCGCACTGGACGCGGCCGCCGCCCACGGCATCGTGGCCGTCCACGAATGCTCGGGACCCGACATCGCGGGCCGCGACGACGTGCGCGAACTGCTGGAATTCGAACACGGCGTCGAGGTCCGCGCCTACTGGGGCGAGGCCGTGACGAGCGCGGAAGAAGCCAAGGCCCTGGTCGCCGAACTCGGTGTGCACGCACTCGGCGGCGACCTGTTCGTGGACGGCTCGCTCGGTTCGCACACCGCGTGGCTGCGCGAACCCTATGCCGACACGCCCGGGACGGGAAACGGATATCTGGACGCCGAGGCCATCGCCGCGCACCTGCGGGCGTGCACCGCGGCGGGCATCCAGGCCGGCTTCCACGTGATCGGCGACGCCGCCATGGACGCGGTGGTCGCGGGCTTCCAGCGGGTCGTCGACGAGCTCGGCGGTCCGGCCGTCGCGGCCCGCGGACACCGCGTCGAGCACGCCGAGATGCTCGACGCCGAGCAGATCGGCAAGCTCGCCGCCTGGGGCGTGATCGCCAGTGTGCAACCGGTTTTCGACGCGACATGGGGTGGCGCGGACGGCATGTACGCCGCCCGGCTCGGCGCCGAGCGGGCCGCCGCGCTGAATCCGTTCGCGGCCATGGCCGCCGCGGGTGTGTCGCTGGCCATCGGCTCGGACGCACCGGTCACTGAACTGAATCCGTGGCTGGCCGTGCGCGCCGCGGCGAATCACCGGACGCCGGGCCACGGCATCTCACCGCGCGCGGCGTTCGCGGCCGCCACGCGCGGGGCCTGGCGCGCGGGCGGCGTGCGCGACGGCATCGCGGGCACCCTCGTGCCCGGCGCGCCTGCCTCGTACGCCGTATGGGAGGCAGGCGATCTCGTCGTCGCGGCGGCCGCCGACTCGGTACAGCGCTGGTCCACCGATCCGCGGTCCCGCGTGCCGGGGCTGCCACCGCTGGAACCGGATTCGGCGCCGCCGCGGTGCCTGCGCACCGTGCACCGCGGCGTCACCCTGTTCGAGGCATGA
- the lnt gene encoding apolipoprotein N-acyltransferase, which translates to MTVPGSARTSRAPERLRGVAARSVAALVAGLLLFGSFPPRPFWFLAPVGIAVLTATVRGAGGLRGGFGYGMLAGLGFFVPLLPWTGIYVGPLPWLALSTTCALYLGLFGLLANLIGRLPGWPLWVALAWVTTEWFRSSFPFGGFPWGRLAFGQADGWFLSLAAVGGAPLIGFAVALTGTGLAALIERLAILRATAAPGGVVADHESTDAAGTPNPADALSGSGPAVAAKPRVGAASRAGIVTAAATLAVMPIAGVILRSALPAPEEGDRTITVAAIQGSVPRLGLDFNAQRRAVLDNHVRRTEQLAEDVAAGRAPKPDVVIWPENSSDIDPLRNADAAALITRASEAIQAPILVGAVLVNGDRTTTNSVMVWNGAEGPADRHDKKIIQPFGEYLPMRSFFRLFSEYADRAGYFVPGDGDGTVRAAGVDIGVATCYEVAFDRAFRDSLRAGAQLLTVPTNNATFGDSEMTYQQLAMSRVRAVEHGRALVVAATSGVSAIVTADGAVSQQSELFVPAALVADLPLRTSITLATRIGAAPEWVSAILTAAAVVVALSHRRRSQSVRATGQGFSVDQSVG; encoded by the coding sequence ATGACGGTGCCCGGCTCGGCGCGCACCTCCCGCGCACCGGAGCGGCTGCGCGGCGTCGCGGCGCGTTCGGTGGCCGCGCTGGTCGCGGGACTGCTTCTGTTCGGCAGCTTTCCGCCGCGGCCGTTCTGGTTCCTCGCGCCGGTCGGCATCGCCGTGCTCACCGCGACAGTGCGCGGCGCGGGCGGCCTGCGCGGCGGCTTCGGCTACGGAATGCTGGCGGGACTGGGCTTTTTCGTGCCGCTGCTGCCGTGGACCGGAATCTACGTGGGGCCGCTGCCCTGGTTGGCGCTCTCCACCACGTGCGCGCTCTACCTCGGGCTGTTCGGCCTGCTGGCCAACCTGATCGGACGGCTGCCCGGGTGGCCGCTGTGGGTGGCGTTGGCCTGGGTGACCACCGAATGGTTTCGGTCGAGCTTCCCGTTCGGCGGCTTCCCCTGGGGGCGACTGGCTTTCGGCCAAGCGGACGGTTGGTTCCTGTCGCTGGCCGCGGTGGGCGGCGCGCCGCTGATCGGGTTCGCGGTGGCGTTGACGGGCACCGGCCTCGCGGCGTTGATCGAACGACTGGCGATACTGCGCGCGACCGCCGCGCCGGGAGGCGTCGTAGCCGACCACGAGTCGACGGACGCCGCGGGCACGCCGAACCCGGCGGACGCGCTGTCCGGGAGCGGCCCGGCGGTCGCGGCGAAACCTCGGGTCGGCGCGGCGTCGCGGGCCGGAATCGTCACCGCGGCAGCGACTCTGGCTGTCATGCCGATCGCCGGAGTGATACTCCGGTCCGCGCTGCCCGCCCCGGAGGAGGGTGACCGGACGATCACTGTCGCCGCGATTCAGGGCAGCGTGCCGCGCCTCGGTCTCGACTTCAACGCGCAGCGACGCGCCGTGCTGGACAACCACGTCCGCCGCACCGAGCAGCTGGCCGAGGATGTCGCCGCGGGCCGGGCGCCCAAGCCGGATGTGGTGATCTGGCCCGAGAATTCCTCCGACATCGATCCGCTGCGCAACGCCGACGCGGCGGCGCTGATCACGCGGGCCTCCGAGGCGATCCAGGCGCCGATCCTGGTGGGCGCCGTCCTGGTGAACGGCGATCGCACCACGACCAATTCGGTGATGGTGTGGAACGGCGCGGAAGGGCCTGCGGACCGGCACGACAAGAAGATCATCCAGCCGTTCGGCGAATACCTGCCGATGCGTTCCTTCTTCCGGCTCTTCTCCGAATACGCCGACCGCGCAGGCTATTTCGTGCCGGGCGACGGCGACGGCACGGTGCGCGCCGCCGGCGTCGACATCGGTGTGGCGACCTGTTACGAGGTCGCGTTCGACCGGGCTTTTCGCGATTCGCTGCGGGCCGGCGCGCAGTTGCTCACCGTGCCGACCAACAACGCGACCTTCGGCGACAGCGAGATGACCTATCAGCAACTGGCGATGTCCCGGGTGCGCGCGGTGGAGCACGGCAGGGCGCTGGTCGTGGCGGCCACCTCGGGTGTCAGCGCGATCGTCACCGCCGACGGAGCGGTGTCGCAGCAGAGCGAGCTGTTCGTGCCGGCGGCCCTCGTCGCGGACCTGCCGTTGCGCACCAGCATCACTTTGGCTACTCGAATTGGCGCCGCACCCGAGTGGGTCTCGGCTATCCTG